A genomic window from Lasioglossum baleicum chromosome 7, iyLasBale1, whole genome shotgun sequence includes:
- the LOC143210207 gene encoding pheromone-binding protein Gp-9-like — protein MKYLLLFMFVAVALADQVSETTQERAARNLARVFRIDSKDILECVNKSQATMEDVLYMFVVMESGDTEVTNMTSLKKASCAMVCCAQKKGFMVGAVVQEEEMIKTYQKMGMPEDAERQVRNILRNCKEQVTDTSDECMAGYQFFKCSLKRFGM, from the exons ATGAAGTATTTATTGTTGTTTATGTTCGTTGCCGTCGCCTTG GCGGACCAGGTGTCCGAGACTACTCAAGAAAGAGCGGCGCGAAACTTAGCCAGAGTATTCCGAATCGACTCGAAAGACATTCTTGAGTGTGTTAATAAATCACAAGCAACAATGG AGGATGTGCTATATATGTTCGTCGTCATGGAGTCGGGCGACACTGAAGTTACGAACATGACAAGTTTGAAGAAAGCGAGTTGCGCAATGGTTTGCTGCGCTCAAAAAAAGGGATTT ATGGTAGGAGCAGTGGTACAAGAGGAAGAAATGATCAAGACTTACCAAAAAATGGGTATGCCGGAGGATGCAGAGAGGCAAGTGCGCAATATTTTGCGTAATTGTAAAGAACAAG tgacggacacatcCGACGAGTGTATGGCCGGCTACCAATTTTTCAAATGCTCGTTGAAAAGGTTCGGCATGTAG
- the LOC143210201 gene encoding uncharacterized protein LOC143210201 isoform X2, with product MKFLLLFMFVAVALADQETETTQERAAQTIARVFQIDPKESLECVNKSEATMEDLRYMQDAIHFSDTEATDMKSLKKATCAMVCSAQKIGIMVGGVVQEEELFKFYQKSNIPAEILRLMPNIIHNCKEQVTDTSDECMAYHKFDKCMNKRSQTMVQHK from the exons ATGAAGTTTTTGCTATTGTTTATGTTCGTTGCCGTCGCCTTG GCGGACCAGGAGACCGAGACTACTCAAGAAAGAGCGGCGCAAACCATAGCCAGAGTATTCCAAATCGACCCGAAAGAGAGTCTTGAGTGTGTTAATAAATCAGAAGCAACAATGG AGGATCTGCGATATATGCAGGACGCCATACATTTCAGCGACACTGAAGCGACGGACATGAAAAGTTTGAAGAAAGCGACTTGCGCAATGGTTTGCAGCGCTCAAAAAATAGGAATT ATGGTAGGAGGAGTGGTACAAGAGGAAGAACTGTTCAAGTTTTACCAAAAATCCAATATACCGGCGGAAATTCTACGGCTAATGCCCAATatcatacataattgtaaagaaCAAG TGACGGATACATCCGACGAGTGTATGGCCTACCACAAATTTGACAAATGCATGAACAAAAGAAGTCAGACGATGGTGCAACACAAATGA
- the LOC143210201 gene encoding uncharacterized protein LOC143210201 isoform X1, which translates to MKLLLLFMLVAVALADQETETTQERAAQTIARVFQIDPKESLECVNKSEATMEDLRYMQDAIHFSDTEATDMKSLKKATCAMVCSAQKIGIMVGGVVQEEELFKFYQKSNIPAEILRLMPNIIHNCKEQVTDTSDECMAYHKFDKCMNKRSQTMVQHK; encoded by the exons ATGAAGTTATTGCTGTTGTTTATGCTCGTTGCCGTCGCCTTG GCGGACCAGGAGACCGAGACTACTCAAGAAAGAGCGGCGCAAACCATAGCCAGAGTATTCCAAATCGACCCGAAAGAGAGTCTTGAGTGTGTTAATAAATCAGAAGCAACAATGG AGGATCTGCGATATATGCAGGACGCCATACATTTCAGCGACACTGAAGCGACGGACATGAAAAGTTTGAAGAAAGCGACTTGCGCAATGGTTTGCAGCGCTCAAAAAATAGGAATT ATGGTAGGAGGAGTGGTACAAGAGGAAGAACTGTTCAAGTTTTACCAAAAATCCAATATACCGGCGGAAATTCTACGGCTAATGCCCAATatcatacataattgtaaagaaCAAG TGACGGATACATCCGACGAGTGTATGGCCTACCACAAATTTGACAAATGCATGAACAAAAGAAGTCAGACGATGGTGCAACACAAATGA
- the LOC143210201 gene encoding uncharacterized protein LOC143210201 isoform X3 yields the protein MKFLLLFMFVAVALAVQESKLRPNKMARDLASIFQIDPVDSLECVRTSKVRIEDLRYMKDVIDLGDNEVTNLESLKKASCVLVCCAQKREIMVGGVVQLEELFKFFQKIGIPEDLENQLRIIVGICKEQVTDTSDECMAGYKFLKCAYQRLQTIVQHK from the exons ATGAAGTTTTTGCTATTGTTTATGTTCGTTGCCGTCGCCTTG GCGGTCCAGGAGTCCAAGCTTCGTCCAAATAAAATGGCGCGAGACTTGGCCAGCATATTCCAAATCGACCCGGTGGACAGTCTTGAGTGTGTTCGTACATCAAAAGTAAGAATAG AGGATTTGCGATATATGAAGGACGTCATAGATTTGGGCGACAATGAAGTTACGAACTTGGAAAGTTTGAAGAAAGCGAGTTGCGTATTGGTTTGCTGCGCTCAAAAACGGGAAATT ATGGTAGGTGGAGTGGTACAACTGGAAGAACTGTTCAAGTTTTTCCAAAAGATCGGTATTCCGGAGGATCTAGAGAACCAACTGCGCATTATCGTGGGAATTTGTAAAGAACAAG TGACGGATACATCCGACGAGTGTATGGCCGGCTACAAATTTTTGAAATGCGCGTACCAAAGACTTCAGACGATAGTGCAACACAAATGA
- the LOC143210203 gene encoding uncharacterized protein LOC143210203 isoform X1, with protein MKLLLLFMLVAVALAYQETETTQEKAARILARIFRIDPKESLECVNKSEATLEDLQYMQQDAVLSDTEATDMKSLKKATCAMVCCAQKIGIMVGGAIQLEEIFKFFKKIGVPEDFEIPLRNNVRICKEQVTDTSDECMAFHKFQKCVYKLNLAVLQGK; from the exons ATGAAGTTATTGCTGTTGTTTATGCTCGTTGCCGTCGCCTTG GCGTACCAGGAGACCGAGACTACTCAAGAAAAAGCGGCGCGAATCTTAGCCAGAATATTCCGAATCGACCCGAAAGAGAGTCTTGAGTGTGTTAATAAATCAGAAGCAACGCTGG AGGATCTGCAATATATGCAGCAAGACGCAGTTTTGAGCGATACTGAAGCTACGGACATGAAAAGTTTGAAGAAAGCGACGTGCGCAATGGTTTGCTGCGCTCAAAAAATAGGAATT ATGGTAGGAGGAGCGATACAACTGGAAGAAATCTTCaagtttttcaaaaaaatcggTGTTCCGGAGGATTTCGAGATCCCACTGCGCAATAACGTGCGTATTTGTAAAGAACAAG TGACGGATACATCCGACGAGTGTATGGCCTTCCACAAATTTCAGAAGTGCGTGTACAAACTAAATCTGGCGGTACTGCAAGGCAAATGA
- the LOC143210203 gene encoding uncharacterized protein LOC143210203 isoform X2, with product MKLLLLFMLVAVALAYQETETTQEKAARILARIFRIDPKESLECVNKSEATLEDLQYMQQDAVLSDTEATDMKSLKKATCAMVCCAQKIGIMVGGAIQLEEIFKFFKKIGVPEDFEIPLRNN from the exons ATGAAGTTATTGCTGTTGTTTATGCTCGTTGCCGTCGCCTTG GCGTACCAGGAGACCGAGACTACTCAAGAAAAAGCGGCGCGAATCTTAGCCAGAATATTCCGAATCGACCCGAAAGAGAGTCTTGAGTGTGTTAATAAATCAGAAGCAACGCTGG AGGATCTGCAATATATGCAGCAAGACGCAGTTTTGAGCGATACTGAAGCTACGGACATGAAAAGTTTGAAGAAAGCGACGTGCGCAATGGTTTGCTGCGCTCAAAAAATAGGAATT ATGGTAGGAGGAGCGATACAACTGGAAGAAATCTTCaagtttttcaaaaaaatcggTGTTCCGGAGGATTTCGAGATCCCACTGCGCAATAAC TGA
- the LOC143210205 gene encoding uncharacterized protein LOC143210205 — protein MKFLLLFTFVTVALANQNFNLGPEQLARSLARAFQIDPMDSLECIHKSEVTMDDLRYMEDVIDLGDNEVTDMKSLKKASCALVCCAQKRGFMVGAVVQEEEVFKFFQKIGIPEDIEIQMRSTVRICKEQVTDTSDQCMAGYKFIKCAYQRSQLITQHK, from the exons ATGAAGTTTTTGCTGTTATTTACGTTCGTTACCGTCGCCTTG GCCAACCAGAACTTCAATCTCGGTCCAGAACAATTGGCACGATCCTTAGCTAGAGCATTCCAAATCGACCCGATGGACAGTCTTGAGTGTATTCATAAATCAGAAGTAACAATGG ACGATCTGCGATATATGGAGGACGTCATAGATTTGGGCGACAATGAAGTTACGGACATGAAAAGTTTGAAGAAAGCGAGTTGCGCATTGGTCTGCTGCGCTCAAAAAAGGGGATTT ATGGTAGGAGCAGTGGTACAAGAGGAAGAAGTGTTCaagtttttccaaaaaatcggtATTCCGGAGGATATAGAGATCCAAATGCGCAGTACCGTGCGTATTTGTAAAGAACAAG TGACGGATACATCCGACCAGTGTATGGCCGGCTACAAATTTATCAAATGCGCGTACCAAAGAAGTCAGCTGATAACGCAACACAAATGA
- the Obp7 gene encoding odorant binding protein 7, with amino-acid sequence MDPDSNEETLIHNFGCFIGCVFEKGQIIQDNKIQVNAVQEFVEENNVPISSEMKENLNGCIIEANKKSDKCESAFDFTMCIYEQLFR; translated from the exons ATGGATCCGGATTCAAATGAGGAGACACTGATACACAACTTTGGCTGCTTCATCGGCTGCGTCTTTGAAAAGGGGCAAATC ATACAAGATAATAAAATTCAAGTGAACGCTGTGCAGGAATTTGTAGAAGAGAACAACGTTCCCATCAGTTCCGAAATGAAGGAAAATCTCAATGGCTGCATTATTGAAG CGAACAAGAAATCCGATAAGTGCGAATCGGCTTTCGACTTCACGATGTGTATTTATGAACAATTGTTTCGATGA
- the LOC143210210 gene encoding uncharacterized protein LOC143210210, which translates to MKIVIAISCLLAAVVPAYSSLDPDVVIAKYLDYLMPNVQPCVGEFKLSEDQLENMKKLGDMDTKELGCLKSCVMKRLGILTGLDFHIEPIYKMIDAIHKGNQAEITEVTGIAESCLPIINGLDDECAIGNAYTDCCIDKLFN; encoded by the exons ATGAAGATTGTCATCGCTATATCTTGCTTATTAGCCGCCGTG GTTCCGGCGTACAGTTCTCTGGACCCGGATGTGGTAATAGCCAAATATCTGGACTACTTGATGCCAAACGTGCAACCTTGCGTAGGAGAATTCAAGCTCTCAGAAG ATCAACTCGAGAACATGAAGAAATTAGGTGACATGGACACGAAAGAGTTAGGTTGCCTGAAGTCGTGCGTTATGAAGCGATTGGGCATC CTGACTGGACTCGACTTCCATATAGAACCAATCTATAAAATGATCGACGCCATACACAAAGGGAACCAAGCGGAGATAACCGAGGTGACGGGCATCGCTGAGAGCTGCTTGCCTATTA TCAATGGACTAGACGACGAATGCGCCATCGGTAACGCTTATACCGACTGCTGTATTGATAAGCTTTTCAATTAG
- the LOC143210212 gene encoding uncharacterized protein LOC143210212 — MNSVIAIACLLSVVTVGADIIDVYLESTKDKFMPCARENGYTEDNLRTIFDKDTALGVDGSTCQRACTMKALGMMENSKLVPQSLDVFIKTVHADDPEKIRVLQKAAAECLEKAEPMTDECKIAYVFVECFLSKH; from the exons ATGAACAGTGTCATCGCTATAGCTTGCTTATTATCCGTCGTG ACTGTTGGAGCGGATATAATCGACGTCTACTTGGAATCTACCAAAGATAAGTTTATGCCTTGCGCGAGGGAAAATGGTTACACCGAAG ACAATCTCCGAACAATATTTGACAAGGACACTGCTCTGGGTGTGGACGGTTCCACGTGTCAACGTGCTTGCACGATGAAGGCATTGGGCATG atgGAGAATTCGAAACTGGTTCCACAAAGTTTGGACGTATTTATCAAGACGGTGCACGCCGACGATCCGGAAAAAATTCGTGTCTTGCAAAAAGCCGCGGCAGAATGCTTAGAGAAAG CGGAACCTATGACCGACGAGTGCAAGATCGCATATGTTTTCGTCGAATGTTTCCTGTCCAAACattga
- the LOC143210211 gene encoding uncharacterized protein LOC143210211: MKTAVAVVIVFAATFVGADIVDIYLESVKDPIMECAKENGFTEQTPREIYDKETKMGVDGATCQRACTMKALGMMKNSKLVQQSLDVFIKAVHADNPEKIPVLQKAAAECLEKVKPLTDECKLAYVFIECFLDKH; encoded by the exons TTTGTTGGAGCGGATATCGTCGACATCTACTTGGAAAGTGTCAAAGATCCGATCATGGAGTGCGCGAAGGAAAATGGTTTCACTGAAC AGACTCCTCGAGAAATATATGACAAGGAAACTAAAATGGGGGTGGACGGAGCCACGTGTCAACGTGCTTGCACGATGAAGGCATTGGGCATG ATGAAGAATTCGAAACTGGTTCAACAAAGTTTGGACGTATTTATCAAGGCGGTGCACGCCGACAATCCGGAAAAAATTCCAGTCTTGCAAAAAGCCGCGGCAGAGTGCTTAGAGAAAG TGAAACCTCTGACCGACGAGTGCAAGCTGGCATATGTTTTCATCGAATGTTTCCTGGACAAACAttga